The genomic interval CGCGAACGCCTGATGGCGCAAGGCCGGTGGCAAAGCCTGTCGTCGCGAGCCGTGGCGCTGAAGCCCACCGTCAACGACCTGGCGAACGATCTCAAACTGGGCAGCGCGGACGCGGCCATCGTGTGGGATGCGACGGTCAGGCAGTATCCGGAATTGGAAGCGGTTCCGGGCGAATTCCTCGGATCCGTCGAGTCGGAAATCTCCGCCAGCGTGCTCGCCTTTAGCCTGCAGCCTGCCGAAGCCTTGCAGTTGGCGCGTTTTCTCGGATCCCCGCAGCGTGGCGTTCCTCATTTCGAACGGTTCGGTTTTCGCGGAGTGGAAGGCGACGCGTGGGCGGTTCGGCCCGAGATCGTGGTCTACAGCGGAGGCGTCAATCGATTGGCCATCGAGGAAACGCTGCGGCGGTTCGAGCAACGCGAAGGCGTCAGCATTTCCCGGGTTTACAACGGCTGCGGCTTGTTGACCGCGCAGATTCGCGCCGGGCAAAAGCCGGACGCCTACGTGGCGTGCGACGTGTCGTTCTTGCAGCCGGTCGCCGGACAGTTCCACGCCGGGCTTGAACTGGCCGAGACGCGAATGGTCATCGCGGTCAAGCCGGGCAATCCAATGGGATTGAAAACGCTTTCCGACCTGGCGCGTCCGGGATTGAAACTCGGCCTGGCCCACGAGGAGCAAAGCGCCCTGGGCGCACTTTCCTTGCGAGTGTTGAGGGAGCAACACTTGGCGGATGCCGTCGCGTCCAACGTCGTCGTGCGCACGCCCACCGCGGACCTCCTGATCAACCAATTGCGGGCCGGCGCGCTCGATGCCGCGCTGGTTTACGAAGCCAATGCCAAGCCCGCCGCCGCTCATATGGACTTCTTCGTGGTCGACTGGCCAAGCGCCTTTGCGATCCAACCCGTCGCGGTCGGACGGCACACCGCTTATCCGCGGTTGATGGCCCGTTTGGTCCAGGCCCTGGCTTCTCCGGAATCGCAAGACCGGTTTGTCGCTCAAGGTTTCAAGTGGCGGAGAACCCCGAAGCCATGAAGCGCGCTTCGACCAACACCGCCCCGCTTTCCTCCGCGGACCGCCGGTTTTACGCTGCGCTGGCGGTGTTGGGCGGGAGCTATGGGGTCATGGTTGCGGCCCTGTTGCTGGCGGATCTCGCCTACACAACCCCGGGCCACCTCTGGACTTCGCTGCAATCCTCGGAAATCCGCTACGCCATCCGGCTCAGCTTGCTCTCCTGCACCCTGACCACCTTGATGTCGCTTTGGGTGGCGATTCCGCTCGGCTACCTGCTGGCCCGTCGCCGTTTTCCGGGAAGCGTCCTGGTGGATTTGTTGGTGGATATTCCGATGGTCCTGCCGCCGTTGGTCATCGGCCTCAGTTTGCTCATCCTTTTTCAAACCGCCCCGGGGCGCATGATCGAACGTGTGCTTCCGGTGACCTACGCGGTGCCCGGAGTCATCCTCGCGCAATTCATGGTCTCCTGCGCCTTTGCGGTTCGCACGATGCGCACCACCTTCGAGCAAATGAATCCCCGGGCGGAACAAGTGGCGTTGACGCTGGGATGCGGGCGGGCGGAGGCGTTTTGGCGGGTGGCGCTACCGGCCGCGAAACGCGGAGTGCTGGCGGCAGCGACCCTGGCCTGGGCTCGCTCGCTGGGAGAGTTCGGTCCGATCCTTGTTTTCGCGGGGGCGACACGGTTCAAAACCGAGGTCCTTTCAACCACGGTTTTTCTCGAATTGAGCGTCGGCAATCTTGAGGCCGCCATCGCCGTTTCACTCCTGATGGTGATGGCGGCGGTCATCGCGCTGCTGTTGCTGCGCCGCTGGGGTGGCGAACCCAACTTGGGCCAGGCCGGCCCGGCTTGACGCGTATGATTCGTATCGATCGCTTGCATGCGCACGCCGGCTCGTTCGAACTCCGCGACGTGTCGTTCGAATTGCCGTCCGGCCTCTACGGCGTCCTCATGGGCAAAACCGGTTCGGGAAAAACCACCTTGTTGGAAGCGATCTGCGGACTTCGTTGGATCAAGTCGGGTCGTGTTTGGCTGGGAGAAGAAGACGTGACAGATTGGCCGCCAGCCCGCCGGGGGATTGGGTTTGTTCCCCAAGAACCCTCGCTCTTTCCCCACTTGCGGGTGCGGGAGCAACTCGGCTTCGCCCTCTCCGTCCGAAACTGGAGCACGTCCGAACAGGCCCGGCGCGTCGATGAAATCGCGGATTGGCTCGGACTGCGCCCGTTGTTGGAACGTCCCATTCATGGACTGAGCGGAGGGGAGTGCCAGAGAATCGCCCTGGGCCGGGCGCTCGCATTTCAACCGCGGGTGCTTTGCCTGGATGAACCCCTCAGCGCCCTGGACCAGGAAACGCGAGATGCCATGTGCGAGCTCTTGGGATCTATCCAGAAACGCGCGGGGGTCACCGTGCTGCACATCACCCACAACGCGACCGAAGCCGGGCGCCTCGCCGATCGAAACTTCTTCCTCCGCGACGGCCGCATCGAATCCTGAAATGGACCCGGCCCCCCATCTCCCCTCTTCTTCCCTCACGCCCGAAGAAGAATCCATTTATGCCTGGCAATTGGACGTGCCAGGTCTGGGGGAGGAAGGGCAAAGTCGCCTGAAATCCGCCACGGTTCTCGTTTCACGCGTCGGCGGACTCGGTGGCGCCGCGGCGTGGTCGCTGGCAGCAGCAGGGGTGGGAAAGCTGATTCTGGCCCACGCGGGCAGCATCAAACCCAGCGATCTCAACCGCCAAACGCTCATGACCCAGGCCGGATTGGGACGAAGCAGGGTCGAATCCGCCGCCGAACGTTTGCGCGCGTTCAATCCACGCCTCGACATCGAGGCGATCCCGGAAAACATCTCGCCGGACAATGTGGAATCGCTGGCACAGCGAGCGGACGTGATCATCGACGCGGCCCCTCTCTTTTCTGAACGATACGCACTCAACAAGGCTTGTGTTCACCTGGGAAAACCCATGATCGAATGCGCGGTGCATGAACTGGAACTGCACCTCACCACAATTATTCCCGGCCGGACCCCGTGTTTGCGCTGCCTCTATCCTCAGCCGAACCCGCACTGGACCCGGCGCTTTCCGGTGCTCGGCGCGGTCAGCGCCACGGCGGGTTCACTCGCCGCCATGGAAGCGATCAAAGTCCTGACCGGCTTGGGCCGCCCTTTGGCCGGAAAGCTCCTCGTCGGCGACCTGCGCGGCATGTCCTGGAAGTCACTGCGAATTCACAGGGTAGCGGGTTGTGCGGATTGCGGAAATCTGGGTAAGTTAGGGGGAGCATGAAACCGCGGGTCCATCATTCACTTCCCTGCCTCGCCCTGCTTTCGTGGCTGGCGCTGGCAAGTCACGCGCTCGCTTGCCGCTATTCGGTGAGAGACACCGGGTTTGTAGACCTCGGCGAGGAGTCGTACTCGTTCGAACTGCAAGGGGTGCGGGATGCCTCCGTCATCCAACATTATCGGCGAACGGCAGTCACCGTGTTTTCCGAAGCGAACATTCAATTCACATCCGTTGAACCGAGACTCGATGAAGTGCCCGCCGCGTCTTTGCGCGACCGCAATGGGCGCCGTCTCGAATTGGCGCGCGGAACCGCTTTGCCGCTTGAACCGAAGGCCATCACCGCTCTCTTGGAGTCGGTGGCGGAATCTCCCTTGCGACGAGATCTGCAGGAGGCTTCTCTGCGCCATTTTGCCGTGGTTCTGCTGCTCGATGGCGAACGCGAAGCCGAAAATGTCCGCGTCGTTTCCATGGCGGAACAAGCCATCCGCCACATCGCGACCCAAATGCCGTCGATGCCCAAACCCGTGAAGTCACCCCCGGTCCTGCGACGCGTCTCTCAAAACCAGCAGAGCGGCGAATCCATCGCTCTCTGGGGTCTGGGACTCGACTCGGCTCGATCCGATGATCCTCGTGTGGCCGTGGTTTTCGGACGCGCCCGCCGCCTGGGCGGCATTCTCGAAGGCGCCCTCATCACTCGCACCGCCCTCCAAGAACACCTCGCCATCCTCGGCCAGGACTGCGAATGCGAATTGGACCGCTCCTGGATGAAAGGCCCGGTTCTCCCCGGACGTTGGGATCAAGACCGCCAGAAAGAAACAGCCCGGGCCCTGGGATTCGATCCTGAAAACCCCATGGTCAGAACGGAAATCAGCCGCATCGTGCATCGCGGTCCCGGCGCCGGTCCTCGCCGGAAGTTGCCGGCTCAGACCCAGGCCTTGCGCTACTCGGAAAACGCCCTGGATGAATTGCCCGCCGCGGACGTCGATCGAGAGGAGACACCTGATCCGAGCGGGAACCTCGGAAGCATCCCGCTGGAAGAGAAACCGACCGGAGACACACACGCGAAAGCGATCCCGGGGAGCCCTGCGCCAGTCACGGGACCAAACTCGCTCGCGACCGCCGCGGAAAACCCGCGACCTCTTCCCTTGAGCCTCATCGCCTTGGCAACCCTGTTGGGCGTGGGAACCATCGGATGGTGGTGGGTCAAGGTTGGAAAGGATCGCGGATGACCTTGCTGTCTCTCATTCTCCGCGAATGGCGGCATCATTGGATCAACGCCTTGTTGAGCACGGTCGGACTCACCATTGCCGTTGCCTTGCTCGTCGCGTTGCGCATGACCACCGGCGCGGCCGAGCGAGAAACGCGGCGTGTCATGCGTGACCTGGGCTTCAATCTCCGCATCATCCCAAAGACCACGGACATGGATTATTTTTGGACCCATGGCTTCTCCGATCAAACCATGCCGGAAAGCACCGTCCGGACATTGGCTGACCAGAGTGGCATTTTTGTCACCTTCAACCATCTCACCCCGGCGCTGGAAGGACGCGTCGCGCTGGCCGGAGCCTCCGCCATCCTGACCGGCTTGGGCGAAACCATCGTCAGCCCCCATGAGGGCAGGCAGCCCATGGGTTTTCGCATCAAACCGGGCGAGGCTTTCCTCGGCCACAGCGTAGCGCAACGTTTGCAGGTCAAGAAAGGAGACACGTTCGAGCTGGCAGGGAAAAAACTCCGGGTGGAGAAAGCCCTGTCTGAAAGCGGCACGGATGAGGATTTGAGGATCTTCACCTCGCTCCGCGACGCCCAGGCCGTGCTTCAATCTCCCCATCGCATCAACGAGATCAAGGCCATCGATTGCTTGTGCCTGACCGCGGATCAAGATCCTCTTTCCAAACTGCGCCAAGTCATCGAGACCGCGCTGCCGGAGGCCAAGGTGCTCCAACTTCGAACGCTGGCCGACGCGCGGGCGCGCCAGAGACAGATGGCCGAGAAAATGGCCGCCTACGCCACGCCTCTCGCCTTGGGCTTCGGCGGAACCTGGGTGGGCCTCCTCGCCTGGCTCAATGTGCGCGAACGCCGGGCGGAAATCGGATTGTGGCGAGCCTTGGGGCACGGCTCCGGACGCCTCGCCGGACTGCTCTTGGGCAAAGCAGTCCTGTTGGGACTGCTCGGCGCCGCCGCCGGCTTCGCGCTCGGAACAGGCCTTGCCCTTGCCGCCGGTCCCTCTCTGTTTCAAGTCACCGCCAAGAGCTTGCAGGCGGATCCTCAACTCCTGTGGAAAGCGCTCGCGTGGACCCCCCTTTTTGCGGCGATTGCCTCGCTCCCGCCCGCCCTGAAAGCTCTGGCCGACGACCCCGCGCTCAGCTTGCGCGCAGACTGAACCCTCATGGCTCAATCCCTGATGTCTTGCACCGGTCTGTCACGGGCTTTCCCCGCGCCCGGCGGCAGCATCCAAGCGCTGGACGAAGTCTCCCTGCGCGTCGAGCGTGGAGAATTCGTGGTGATCAAGGGTCCGTCGGGCTGCGGCAAATCAACCCTCCTCCTCACGCTGGGCGGCATGCAACGTCCGACGCGCGGTTCCGTGGTGTTCGGCGACGCGGAACTTTATGGGCTGCCCGCCACCGAGCGAAATCGATGGCGCGCACGGGAAGTCGGATTCGTGTTTCAGCTCTTCCATCTCATCCCCTATCTTTCAGTGCGCGACAACGTCGCCGCGGGCCTGGCGGAGTCGCCATCGAAAACCCCGCGTTCAATAGACGATCTGCTCGATTCACTGAAACTGTCCGACCGAGCACGGAGCTTGCCGAACATGCTCAGCGCCGGGGAGCGGCAGCGGGCCGCCCTGGCTCGAGCCCTGGTGAAGAATCCTTCGCTGATCCTCGCCGATGAACCCACCGGAAATCTCGATCCCACCAATGCGGCCATCGTGTTCGAAAAACTCTCCGCGTTCCGCGAAACGGGCGGCACCGTCGTCGTGGTCACTCATGGCCACGACACAACACCACACGCCAGCCGCACGCTCGAAATGGAACAAGGCCGCATCGTCCGGCAGTCCACCCGCTGATCCAATCCTGTAGCGAAATCCGCGCCATGAATTCCGTGCTTCCCGAAGTCGGCGGTGACCGAGTCGTCGTCGTAACGCAGACAGCCCTATCTGCTGTATCGCAGGTTGCCCAACCTGCGAGGCGGTCATGGGAACGAGGCGCTTTGGGAGAAAAAAGCGTCTTCGATTCTCGCTCCCATCGCCGACAGGCAGTCGGCGAAACAGCAGGCTCCGCAGCCTGCGCTACTCTGCCACCCACTTCGAGAGGTACCGCCATGAATTCACGCTCTCTCTTCACATTCGCGCACGGGCGGAATCCGCGGACGTTCCTCCTGATCGCTCCGCTCCTGCTGTCGCTGTCGCTGCTCGCCGCGGATTGGCCGACCTATCGCAGCGATTACGCCCGGTCAGGAATATCGACGGACACTCTGCCCGTCCGTCCGGCGGAACTTTGGAAATGGACTTCCCGCCACCGCCCTCAACCAGCCTGGCAAGGCGAAGCCAAGTGGGATGGCTACAACAAAGTCTATGATATGAAAGCGCGGCAAATCTTTGACCGCACATTTCATCCCATTCTCGCTGACGGCCGCCTGTATTTCGGATCCTCCGCCGACGACAAAATCTATTGCCTCAACGCGTCCAATGGCCGCTTGGAATGGGCCTATTTCACCGAAGGACCTGTCCGGCTCGCGCCGACCTGGCATCAGGGGAAGATCTACGCGGGATCCGATGATGGAAACATTTACTGCCTGGACGCCCAGTCCGGCACCTTGATCTGGAAACAACGCGGCGGACCCGAAGACCGCCGCATTCCGGGTAATGGCCGCGTCATCTCCGTGTGGCCGGTGCGCACTTCAGTGGTGGTGCAGGACGGGGTGGCCTATGCCGCGGCCGGCATGTTCCCGTCCGAAGGCGTGCATCTGCTGGCGTTGAACGCCGCCACCGGTGAAGTTCAGTGGCGCCAAATTCAAACGGATCTGCCCGCGCAGGGCTATCTGCTCGCATCGCGCTCGCGGCTTTATTATCCGGCCGGACGCAACAATCCCGTGGTTTGCGATCTCGCCGGCGGCAAGCGTCTGCAAGTGGTGGAGGGCGCCGGCGGCACTTATGCCTTGCTCAGCGGGGATATGCTCATCTTCGGCCCCGGCAAAACGGGACAGCTCGGAGCAGTGGAGGATGGACGCCAGGATCAACTCGCTTCCTTCGAGGGGAACCACATGATCGTCACGCCCACTCGATCGTTTCTTCACTCCGATACCGAGCTCTCCGCACTGGACCGCGCGCGCTACCTCGACCTGGCCCGACAGCGCAAGAACTTGACTCTCGAGCAAAGCCGCGTCGGCAAGCGGCTGAAGGAGCTCGCCAAGAAACCCAATGAAGAATCGTCGATGCAAAAGCTCAAGGACGATCTGACGCGGATTGGCACTCGAATCGATGAAATGACCGAGGCCATGCAAAACTGCATTCTGTGGAAGCGCCCATCCACCTGGCCGTACCACCTCATCCTGGCAGGCGAAACCCTCATCGCCGGCGGAGAGCACGAAATCGCCGGGTTCACGGCCGAAACCGGAGAACCACTCTGGACCCTTCCCGTCCAAGGCAAGGCCTACGGGTTGGCCGCTTCCTCCGGACTCTTGATCGCCACCACGGACGAGGGTGTGATCCACAGCTTCGGCAGACCCACCGCCCGGGCGTCCACTGTCCCCGCAGCGACCGCTGAGAACTCTCCGCGTTATGCCCGCAATGATGGGAGCGATGTGCATGCGCCTTAGAGCGTGTTTGGGAATTCGGCGGGGTTTTGTTTTCGCGGAAAAGGCCCGATGGCGAGGCGCGAGGAGGGAGCATGGCCGCCAGCGCCCTGTGACCGACGAGCAACAAAGCCAGCGGGCCTTTTCCGCGAAAACCCTTCGGGCGGCGGATCTTTTGCCGGCGGCCTGCGTTGGCTCGGCCGTTACAGCCCGCTTTGGGGAGGCTCCGGCCTCGCCGCCTTGGCCGCCGCCAAAATCTCTCGCCGCAGGACCCCGCCCAATTTCCAAACAGGCTCTTAGGATGAAGCCGACGCCACTTTCTTATTCTCGATCCTGCTCTAGCTCTTACTCAGAAAGCCATAAGCCACTCCAAGATCCATTTCGACCATGAGAAGCTTATCGCCTACCAACGAAGCATTGAGTTTGAGGCCTGGGCCAGTCCTTTGTTGGAAGCCAGGCCCGCCAAGCTGGCCGTTTTGGATCAACTCGACCGGGCGTCCACTTCAGTTCCGTTAAGCACGCAATTCCTTTCGCTACCCCCCTTTGACCTCATGAAAATCCGATCCACAACGCGCGCTTCCGCCATTCCTGATGCGTCCGCAAGGCATTGGCCGGGGCGCGGCGTTCACGCTGCTTCAATGTCCTCGCACCCGCTGGCAATGATTCGAGATGGGGCGACGCATCAGCGAAGCGGCGTAAACGCCGCGCCCCGGCGCTCCAGCGCGCATCACCAACCGCCTGCGGATGCACCGGCCATCGCCCGGCTATGCATCCTGGCGCTAGGGTTGGCTTTACAATGCGCTCCGCTGCTTGCCGCCACTGAACCCGGCTTGCTCTGCTGGTGGTCGTTCGGTCCCGACCGTCGGCAGGGCAGCGTCATCAAAGCGTGGCGCGGCGGCCCGGACATCACACCCTCCGGCCCAGTCCAGTTCATTGCCGACCCGCCACCGGGCCGAATCGAACTCCCGGCTCGGGGAGAACGACTTCTCGTCGCCGAGTCCGTCACGAAAGCGCTGCTTCCCAAAACTTCCCTCACCCTGGAATCGTGGGTGCGTGTCGATCGCACTCAGGAATGGGGCGGAATCTTCAGCGCGATCCAGGATAACGGCGAGTTCGAGCGCGGCCTGCTGCTCGGCTTCCGCACCGATCGCTTCGCCTTGGGCGTCGCCACCGAGAAAGCCGGACGCCTCACGTATCTTTCGGCAGACCAACCATTCGAAAAGGGCCGCTGGCATCACGTCGTCGGCACTTACGACGGCACCTGGCAGCGGCTCTACGTCAACGGAAGACTCGCCGCCGCCACCAATGAGCAAAGCGGACCCGTCTGGTACGCCACCTCCGGTCCTGTGGTGATCGGAGCCTATCAGGACCAGGACGAAAACTATCCCACCCAGGGCGCGATTCAGGAAATCCGTCTCTGGCAACGCGCCTTGGATGCGAAAGAAATCGCGGAACGTTACGCTTCGCGCCGGGCCGAGTTCCCCGCGCCCGCGCCGGAACCGATCCGGTTGGAACCTTCGTTCGGTCCGTTCGTCGATTGGGTGGACCGCGCCACCGCTCGCGTCTCGTGGGAAACCGCCTCGCCCATGCCCACGCGGCTGGAGCTCGCCGACCCGGTTCGCCAAACCCGGACTTTCACGACGCCCGAATTCACGCGCCAACACCAGGTCGAGCTCACGGGACTGCGCCGCGACACGGAGTACCGCTTCCGCCTCCATGCTCCTCTTGCAGGGGAGCAACCGCACTTCAGCAAACGTTATCTCCTCGACACTTCGTTCTATTATGAAGTCGAACCGGCCCCGCCCGGACCAACGCCTCTCGATCCAGCCCGTGCCCACGCTCGCGAAATCCTCGACCGAACCGGAATCCGCGAAGGATGGTGTGTGGTGCTCGGAGCGGTGGACGGCAGTCTGGCAATCGAGTTGGCCCGACAAAGCAGCCTCAAGCTGCTCGTCGTGGAATCCAATGAATCCGTGGCGCATCAGGTCCGCCAGCGGCTCGATGAGGCAGGCCTCTACGGGGTTCGCGCCAGCGTGCACCGCAGCGATGCCAAAAGCCTTCCCCATGGCACGTTCCTGGCCAACTTGATCGTGTCGGAACATTCCCGCGAAACCGGCCTGCCTCCAGCCTGGAGCGCGGCGGAAGTGGACCGCCTGTTGCGGCCCTCCGGCGGAGCAGTCTGGCTGCAGAGTTCCTCCGCAAGTTCCACGGCCCATCGCCGCCCGGACCCGGCGGCTTGGAAACAATGGGCGCAAGGCACTGCCTTCGCCTCCAGCCTGAAGGAAGACGCTGGGGGAATCCGGCTTCACTATCGGAAACCCCGTCTCACCGGCGCCGGTGATTGGAGCCACCAATACGGAGCGCCCAACAACGCCTCCGCGAGTCTCGACGAACACGTGCAAGGCGAACTCGAAGTCGCCTGGTGGGGCGATCCCGGACCCCGGCCCATGCCGGATCGCGGCCCGCGCAACCCCGCGCCCTTGAGCGTCAATGGGCGGCTCTACATCCAAGGCGACCGCATTTTGTTCGGATTGGATGCCTACAATGGATCGATTCTATGGACCACGATCGCTCCCGAGGTCCGCCGCACCAACATGCCTCGCGATTGCAGCAACAGCGCGGCGGATGATCAGACGCTCTATCTCGCCCACCAGCGCTATTGCATTGCCATCGATGGACAAACCGGTGTTCGAAGGACGCGCTTCGAGGTTCCGGAAACCGAGTTGAACGCCAACTCCGAATGGGGCTATCTCGCTGTCTCCGACGGACTGCTCCTGGGGAGCCGGATCAAGAAGGAATCGCGTTATCAGGGAGACGACGGTGAATGGTATGAGGACTATCAACCGGATCAAATCAGCCGGGTGGTCAGCAACATGTTGTTCGCGCTTGATCCAGGCACGGGTGACACGCGGTGGCGGTATCAGAATGGAGCCATTCTGAATTCGACCCTCACGATCGGTGACGGCATGATCTTCTTCATCGAGAGCCGCAACCCCGCCGCTCTGCAAGCAGCCACGGGCCGGATCGCTCCCGGCTTATTGACGGATCTGCGCCTCGTGGCTTTGGACCTCAAGACCGGCAAGCCGCTTTGGGAGAAGCCACATGATTTTTCCAAGCTTCAGTTCATGACCTATCTTAGCTACAGTGCGAACACGCTGGTCGCGACGGGCACGGATTCCGAGAAGCACTTTCACACCTACGCTTTCACCGCTCCAGTGCAAGGAACGGCGGACGGCAGTCCCATCGTGCTCGGCGGCGAAATGATCTGGTCCGAATCCCACAAGGAAGACAAGGGACACCATAGTGGACATCTCCAACACCCGGTGATTGTGGACGGGGTGTACTATTCGGATCAGCGATCCTTCGATCTAAAGACCGGGAAGACCTTGCGCACGGATCTGCCGGAGCGAAGGGGTTGCGGCACCATGTCGGCGAGCAAGAACGCGTTGTTTTTC from Verrucomicrobiota bacterium carries:
- a CDS encoding ABC transporter ATP-binding protein; amino-acid sequence: MMSCTGLSRAFPAPGGSIQALDEVSLRVERGEFVVIKGPSGCGKSTLLLTLGGMQRPTRGSVVFGDAELYGLPATERNRWRAREVGFVFQLFHLIPYLSVRDNVAAGLAESPSKTPRSIDDLLDSLKLSDRARSLPNMLSAGERQRAALARALVKNPSLILADEPTGNLDPTNAAIVFEKLSAFRETGGTVVVVTHGHDTTPHASRTLEMEQGRIVRQSTR
- a CDS encoding ATP-binding cassette domain-containing protein → MIRIDRLHAHAGSFELRDVSFELPSGLYGVLMGKTGSGKTTLLEAICGLRWIKSGRVWLGEEDVTDWPPARRGIGFVPQEPSLFPHLRVREQLGFALSVRNWSTSEQARRVDEIADWLGLRPLLERPIHGLSGGECQRIALGRALAFQPRVLCLDEPLSALDQETRDAMCELLGSIQKRAGVTVLHITHNATEAGRLADRNFFLRDGRIES
- a CDS encoding HesA/MoeB/ThiF family protein codes for the protein MDPAPHLPSSSLTPEEESIYAWQLDVPGLGEEGQSRLKSATVLVSRVGGLGGAAAWSLAAAGVGKLILAHAGSIKPSDLNRQTLMTQAGLGRSRVESAAERLRAFNPRLDIEAIPENISPDNVESLAQRADVIIDAAPLFSERYALNKACVHLGKPMIECAVHELELHLTTIIPGRTPCLRCLYPQPNPHWTRRFPVLGAVSATAGSLAAMEAIKVLTGLGRPLAGKLLVGDLRGMSWKSLRIHRVAGCADCGNLGKLGGA
- a CDS encoding FtsX-like permease family protein, producing MTTGAAERETRRVMRDLGFNLRIIPKTTDMDYFWTHGFSDQTMPESTVRTLADQSGIFVTFNHLTPALEGRVALAGASAILTGLGETIVSPHEGRQPMGFRIKPGEAFLGHSVAQRLQVKKGDTFELAGKKLRVEKALSESGTDEDLRIFTSLRDAQAVLQSPHRINEIKAIDCLCLTADQDPLSKLRQVIETALPEAKVLQLRTLADARARQRQMAEKMAAYATPLALGFGGTWVGLLAWLNVRERRAEIGLWRALGHGSGRLAGLLLGKAVLLGLLGAAAGFALGTGLALAAGPSLFQVTAKSLQADPQLLWKALAWTPLFAAIASLPPALKALADDPALSLRAD
- the modA gene encoding molybdate ABC transporter substrate-binding protein, whose translation is MNLARLVTLGSLGLAALLIFLLAWKPAPATGKRHSSTPLPSLLVYCAAALKPAVEKAAHEFEAETGRRVQIQFGGSGTLLSNLRIAKQGDLFIAADDFYLQAARSNQLVAETIPLARMSPVLAVAKGNPKQIRNLEDLERGDVRLALPNPETAAIGRLARERLMAQGRWQSLSSRAVALKPTVNDLANDLKLGSADAAIVWDATVRQYPELEAVPGEFLGSVESEISASVLAFSLQPAEALQLARFLGSPQRGVPHFERFGFRGVEGDAWAVRPEIVVYSGGVNRLAIEETLRRFEQREGVSISRVYNGCGLLTAQIRAGQKPDAYVACDVSFLQPVAGQFHAGLELAETRMVIAVKPGNPMGLKTLSDLARPGLKLGLAHEEQSALGALSLRVLREQHLADAVASNVVVRTPTADLLINQLRAGALDAALVYEANAKPAAAHMDFFVVDWPSAFAIQPVAVGRHTAYPRLMARLVQALASPESQDRFVAQGFKWRRTPKP
- a CDS encoding ABC transporter permease subunit, which produces MKRASTNTAPLSSADRRFYAALAVLGGSYGVMVAALLLADLAYTTPGHLWTSLQSSEIRYAIRLSLLSCTLTTLMSLWVAIPLGYLLARRRFPGSVLVDLLVDIPMVLPPLVIGLSLLILFQTAPGRMIERVLPVTYAVPGVILAQFMVSCAFAVRTMRTTFEQMNPRAEQVALTLGCGRAEAFWRVALPAAKRGVLAAATLAWARSLGEFGPILVFAGATRFKTEVLSTTVFLELSVGNLEAAIAVSLLMVMAAVIALLLLRRWGGEPNLGQAGPA